From a single Silene latifolia isolate original U9 population chromosome 6, ASM4854445v1, whole genome shotgun sequence genomic region:
- the LOC141585947 gene encoding acyl carrier protein 1, mitochondrial: protein MAMIGALKKAVLNHVKIQVSPNALAVTGSKSFDFQTLIVRHFSGHGDAHLTKDEVTERILAVVKDYPKIDPSKVTPEVHFQRDLGLDSLDNVELVMAIEEEFKLEIPDLEADRIDSCKNAIEYVYNHPLSS, encoded by the exons ATGGCGATGATTGGAGCATTGAAGAAAGCTGTTCTCAACCATGTCAAGATTCAAGTTTCCCCAAATGCACTCGCCGTTACCGGATCTAAATCGTTCGATTTCCAAACCCTAATTGTCCGCCATTTTTCGGGTCATGGTGATGCGCATCTTACTAAAGATGAAGTTACCGAGCGAATCCTTGCTGTTGTTAAAGATTATCCCAAAATTGATCCTTCTAAG GTGACACCTGAAGTACATTTTCAAAGAGATCTGGGTTTAGATAGCTTGGACAACGTGGAACTTGTGATGGCGATAGAAGAGGAATTCAAGCTGGAGATTCCAGATCTTGAGGCCGATAGGATTGATTCTTGTAAGAATGCCATTGAGTATGTTTACAACCACCCACTGTCTAGTTAA
- the LOC141585946 gene encoding uncharacterized protein LOC141585946: MACMSSSSFLLPSDLFQPRLNKPTTLSWSSSLPHLNLSLGSRTNLPSRTLKQDFVVQAAWTRRSRGEAAKRPSRKSWKQRTDMFMRPFLLNVFFSKKFIHAKVMHRGTSKVISVATTNAKDLRTTLPSLTDNNACREIGRLIAERSKEADVYAVAYEPRKGERIEGKLGIVLDTIQQNGIIFVD, from the exons ATGGCGTGTATGTCATCCTCTTCTTTTCTTCTACCTTCGGATTTGTTTCAACCTCGATTAAACAAACCGACAACATTGTCATGGTCGTCTTCCTTGCCCCACTTGAACCTCTCTCTTGGTTCAAGAACAAATTTGCCGAGCCGCACATTGAAACAG GACTTTGTTGTTCAAGCGGCATGGACTCGAAGATCTAGGGGAGAAGCTGCAAAAAGACCGAGCAGGAAATCATGGAAACAGCGAACAGACATGTTCATGAGACCGTTTCTTCTGAACGTATTCTTCTCAAAAAAGTTCATTCATGCCAAAGTGATGCATCGTGGAACAAGCAAAGTCATATCGGTTGCTACCACAAATGCGAAAGATTTGAGAACTACATTGCCGTCTCTGACTGATAATAATGCATGTAGAGAGATAGGAAGGCTAATTGCAGAGCGATCAAAAGAAGCTGACGTATATGCTGTGGCCTATGAGCCTAGGAAAGGCGAGCGTATTGAAGGAAAACTGGGGATTGTACTCGATACCATCCAACAAAACGGTATCATATTTGTAGACTGA